One window of the bacterium genome contains the following:
- a CDS encoding thiolase family protein produces MNPNTPVITSGARTAIGTFMGSLASVPAPALAAHVLKANLDKSNVEANEVDEVILGQVLQGGAGQAPARQAALFAGIPDTVSAWTVNKVCSSGLRAIMSAAQSIALGEAKIMLAGGMENMSLAPYILDRARSGYRLGNGSINDLMITDGLWDPHNNIHMGSCAEKCAREHKISREEQDEFAAESYRRAISAQKDGKFKNEIVPVVIKGKKGEVSIEVDEEPPNVNFEKMSQLKPAFEKDGTITAANASKINDGASAVMMMSFEEAHRRGLKPLARVVGYTTYSHEPVWFATAPAPAVQKLLRRIDWKVSDVDLFELNEAFAVVGLYNMKQIGASADKVNVWGGAVALGHPIGSSGCRIVVTLLHALRDRGAKRGVVGICNGGGEATALAVEML; encoded by the coding sequence ATGAACCCGAATACACCTGTCATAACATCAGGCGCACGCACGGCAATTGGAACCTTTATGGGGTCGCTTGCATCAGTTCCCGCGCCAGCATTGGCGGCACATGTTCTGAAAGCGAATCTCGATAAATCAAACGTCGAAGCCAATGAGGTTGATGAAGTAATCCTTGGTCAGGTATTGCAGGGCGGGGCAGGACAAGCACCCGCTCGCCAAGCTGCACTTTTTGCAGGAATCCCCGATACAGTATCTGCATGGACAGTCAACAAGGTTTGTTCATCGGGATTGCGTGCCATCATGTCCGCAGCTCAAAGTATCGCGCTGGGGGAAGCAAAGATTATGCTTGCCGGCGGCATGGAAAACATGTCCCTTGCGCCATACATTCTTGATCGCGCTCGCAGTGGATACCGTTTAGGTAACGGCTCAATAAATGACCTTATGATCACTGACGGACTTTGGGACCCGCATAACAACATCCACATGGGATCATGCGCTGAAAAGTGCGCACGCGAGCACAAGATTTCTCGAGAGGAACAGGACGAATTCGCAGCTGAATCATACCGCCGTGCCATTTCCGCTCAGAAGGATGGCAAGTTCAAGAACGAAATCGTCCCGGTCGTGATTAAAGGCAAAAAGGGTGAGGTGTCAATCGAAGTTGATGAAGAGCCCCCCAATGTCAATTTTGAAAAGATGTCCCAGCTGAAGCCTGCATTCGAGAAAGACGGCACAATCACGGCGGCAAATGCATCGAAGATCAACGACGGTGCATCGGCTGTCATGATGATGTCGTTTGAGGAGGCACACCGACGCGGACTGAAACCGTTGGCCAGAGTTGTCGGCTATACTACATACAGTCATGAGCCTGTGTGGTTCGCTACTGCACCGGCACCGGCTGTTCAGAAATTGCTGCGACGTATTGACTGGAAGGTCTCTGATGTTGATTTGTTTGAGCTGAATGAGGCTTTTGCTGTGGTTGGACTCTATAACATGAAGCAGATCGGTGCATCCGCAGACAAAGTAAACGTTTGGGGCGGTGCAGTGGCTTTGGGGCATCCAATAGGCTCCTCTGGATGCCGAATTGTTGTTACCTTGCTTCATGCGCTTCGTGATCGTGGTGCGAAGCGGGGTGTTGTTGGAATTTGCAATGGCGGTGGCGAGGCGACTGCACTCGCCGTTGAAATGCTATAA
- a CDS encoding MBL fold metallo-hydrolase, producing the protein MRLTVGKVQVDVLDDGLFELRPETFVKIAKGRNAELLNKSKFRPRIKVGFNSLLLRGDDLTVIVDPGTGDKERIAERRSYNLDWPRRVFSRLKTLGLRREDIDLVVLTHLHWDHAGACTTIGFSGQLEPTFPRAKVVLQATELENARRLHLAGDDGYSADDYEPLDASRKFELLTEQNSQVLPWLGCHWTGGHTAGHMAVRVGNDGQPGLFYLSDLLPTTAQLAMDSGMSYDQNPDELAAAKRKYLSLAAENEDAVVLVHAPRNRLGRLKRVSEDNFTFEHIVQQS; encoded by the coding sequence ATGCGTTTGACTGTTGGTAAAGTCCAGGTTGATGTGTTGGACGATGGTCTGTTTGAATTGCGTCCCGAGACTTTCGTGAAGATCGCAAAAGGCCGGAACGCTGAACTGCTCAACAAGTCAAAGTTTCGGCCGAGGATCAAGGTCGGGTTCAATAGTCTGCTGCTTCGTGGCGACGACTTGACGGTTATTGTTGATCCGGGTACGGGTGACAAGGAACGAATCGCGGAGCGACGCAGTTACAATCTTGACTGGCCAAGGAGAGTCTTTAGTCGGCTTAAAACTCTTGGTCTGAGACGTGAAGACATTGACCTCGTTGTATTGACTCATTTGCACTGGGACCATGCCGGGGCGTGCACGACCATTGGATTCAGCGGTCAACTTGAGCCTACATTTCCAAGAGCAAAGGTGGTCTTGCAAGCAACCGAACTGGAAAACGCGCGCCGCTTACACCTTGCCGGCGACGACGGTTATAGCGCGGATGATTATGAACCGCTAGACGCAAGTCGAAAATTCGAATTGCTGACCGAACAGAATAGTCAAGTTCTTCCGTGGTTAGGTTGCCATTGGACTGGCGGACACACTGCGGGGCATATGGCTGTTAGAGTCGGAAATGATGGACAACCTGGGCTGTTTTACTTGAGCGATCTGCTTCCCACAACGGCTCAGCTCGCGATGGACAGCGGGATGTCTTACGACCAGAATCCGGACGAACTTGCGGCCGCCAAAAGGAAGTATTTGTCGCTTGCGGCAGAAAATGAGGACGCGGTCGTACTTGTACACGCACCGCGAAACCGGCTCGGAAGATTGAAACGAGTGTCGGAAGACAATTTCACTTTTGAACATATAGTTCAACAATCATAA
- a CDS encoding sugar phosphate isomerase/epimerase, translating into MTDILHPRCVYIGIRDVAMAIPRVSDIGLGIEIVFNDTSDLWPRVKWDTLLGLSDDLAEAQLPVACHGPFNSIAIASKDDHIAEYSYQCLAASIEGARILGSPLIVFHTGYLPQYPTTYRPVWLDKFCVKLNQLLDIASNNGIVLAMENTYELDTTLFEEIFERVQHPFLGMCFDTGHSACFSKVPAKSWIDSFSEQIVHLHLSDNDGESDLHWGLGRGVVNISTLIGPLIARGARPSVTFEVPLDETQSSNDYLTRSIAAAIGSTHEK; encoded by the coding sequence ATGACAGACATCCTGCATCCACGGTGTGTCTATATCGGGATTCGAGACGTTGCCATGGCGATTCCAAGAGTCTCAGACATCGGTCTTGGAATAGAAATAGTATTCAATGACACCTCGGATTTGTGGCCCCGGGTTAAGTGGGACACCCTGCTTGGATTATCGGATGATCTTGCGGAGGCACAGCTGCCGGTCGCATGCCACGGTCCGTTCAATAGCATTGCCATTGCGTCTAAAGACGATCATATTGCCGAGTATTCGTACCAGTGTCTGGCGGCAAGCATCGAAGGCGCGCGGATTCTTGGTTCACCTCTGATTGTTTTTCACACGGGCTATTTGCCTCAGTACCCGACGACTTACAGACCTGTCTGGCTTGACAAGTTCTGCGTCAAGCTAAACCAGCTGCTCGATATTGCATCGAACAATGGTATTGTACTGGCCATGGAAAACACCTACGAGCTCGACACAACATTGTTTGAGGAGATATTCGAACGGGTTCAACATCCTTTCCTCGGAATGTGTTTCGATACAGGTCACTCTGCGTGCTTTTCAAAGGTTCCTGCCAAATCTTGGATTGATAGCTTTTCGGAGCAAATCGTTCATCTGCATCTTAGCGACAATGACGGAGAATCCGATCTGCATTGGGGACTTGGCCGGGGTGTAGTAAATATCTCAACCTTAATCGGACCGCTTATTGCGCGCGGCGCGAGACCGTCCGTAACATTCGAAGTCCCACTGGACGAGACGCAATCTTCGAATGACTATTTGACGCGGTCAATCGCCGCTGCGATTGGATCTACTCATGAAAAGTAA
- a CDS encoding heavy metal-binding domain-containing protein, translating to MIITTTPGVDGRKIEAYLGVVAGEAIVGANIFKDLFAGIRDIVGGRSSAYENELRKARDIALQELADNAKQLGANAVVGVDLDYEVIGSGGSMLMVSASGTAVKVSV from the coding sequence ATGATTATCACAACTACCCCCGGCGTCGACGGGCGAAAGATAGAAGCGTACCTCGGTGTAGTGGCGGGCGAGGCAATTGTGGGAGCGAACATCTTCAAGGATTTGTTCGCCGGTATCAGAGATATTGTTGGGGGTCGAAGCTCCGCGTATGAGAACGAATTGCGGAAGGCGCGTGACATTGCATTGCAGGAACTTGCGGACAATGCCAAGCAACTTGGTGCGAATGCAGTGGTTGGAGTCGACCTTGATTACGAAGTGATTGGCTCCGGCGGATCGATGCTCATGGTCTCGGCAAGTGGTACAGCAGTCAAAGTGTCAGTGTAA
- a CDS encoding 3-hydroxybutyryl-CoA dehydrogenase has protein sequence MTISNVAVIGGGTMGNGIAHICAQKGCTVQLIETSQALLDRALSTIDKNLARQVSKGTLSEEDKTATLSRINGSLSVESVRNADIVIEAIVESESVKKDLFTKVDSLAKPDAILASNTSTISITTIAASTKRANKFIGMHFMNPVPMMQLVEVIRGLATDNSTHEAVVEFSKALGKTPITVNDFPGFVSNRILMPMINEAVYCLMEGVGEAEAIDGVMKLGMNHPMGPLALADLIGLDVCLAIMDVLHRDLGDSKYRPCPLLKKYVAAGYLGRKSGRGFYDYAK, from the coding sequence ATGACAATTTCAAATGTAGCCGTGATTGGCGGCGGTACAATGGGCAACGGGATTGCTCACATTTGTGCACAGAAAGGCTGCACAGTTCAGCTTATCGAAACATCACAGGCACTGCTTGATCGCGCATTGTCGACGATTGACAAGAACCTGGCTCGCCAGGTGAGCAAGGGAACCTTGTCCGAGGAAGATAAAACTGCAACACTAAGCAGGATTAATGGATCACTTTCTGTTGAAAGTGTGCGGAATGCGGATATCGTGATAGAGGCAATCGTCGAGAGTGAGTCCGTTAAGAAGGATCTTTTCACGAAAGTGGATTCTCTTGCCAAGCCGGACGCGATTCTTGCGTCAAATACGTCCACAATTTCAATAACAACAATCGCGGCTTCAACGAAAAGGGCAAACAAGTTCATCGGCATGCACTTTATGAATCCCGTTCCGATGATGCAGCTGGTTGAAGTCATACGTGGTCTTGCCACGGATAACTCAACCCACGAAGCAGTCGTCGAGTTCTCAAAGGCTCTCGGCAAGACTCCGATTACGGTTAATGACTTTCCCGGCTTTGTGTCTAACCGGATACTTATGCCGATGATAAATGAGGCCGTGTACTGCTTGATGGAAGGTGTTGGCGAAGCTGAAGCAATCGACGGAGTCATGAAACTCGGCATGAACCATCCGATGGGACCGTTGGCACTTGCAGACCTAATTGGTTTGGACGTATGCCTCGCGATTATGGATGTCCTGCACCGAGATTTGGGTGACTCGAAATACCGTCCATGTCCTTTGCTGAAGAAATATGTAGCTGCAGGTTATCTGGGACGAAAGTCTGGCCGCGGATTTTACGACTACGCAAAATAG
- a CDS encoding acyl-CoA dehydrogenase, which produces MSLGDRLPLTEEQKMLRDMVRDFAQTRIKPIAAEIDETERFPEEIFAEMGELGLMGIPYPEEYGGAGMDYTSYALAVEEVAKVCGSTALGLAAHISLGCGPIYLFGTEAQKKKYLPDLCAGKHMGGFGLTEPQAGSDAGATQTTCLDQGDHYLLNGTKVYCTNGSYSKTYVVSAVTEKGKGTRGISCFIVERDWDGFAVGKKERKLGVRGSDTVVLHFNDVRVPKDNLLGRPGEGFKQMLMTLDGGRISIGAMALGLAEGAYLETLKYVTGRKAFDQRVADFQATQFKLADMYVNIEAARHMIFDAARKKDQGEDFSQEAAMAKLFASEVGAKVTSQAIQLHGGYGYIREYPVERMFRDNKLTEIGEGTSEIQRLVIARAILKEWDAANG; this is translated from the coding sequence ATGAGCCTTGGAGACAGACTCCCTCTGACTGAAGAGCAGAAAATGCTTCGTGACATGGTGCGCGATTTTGCTCAAACTAGAATTAAGCCTATTGCTGCGGAAATTGATGAGACGGAACGATTTCCTGAAGAAATCTTTGCGGAAATGGGCGAGCTCGGACTGATGGGCATTCCGTACCCTGAGGAGTACGGTGGTGCCGGAATGGACTACACTTCGTATGCCTTGGCGGTTGAAGAAGTCGCCAAAGTCTGCGGCTCAACAGCGCTAGGATTAGCTGCACACATCTCGTTAGGTTGTGGCCCCATCTACTTGTTTGGAACTGAGGCGCAGAAGAAGAAGTACCTTCCTGACCTGTGTGCAGGCAAGCACATGGGTGGGTTTGGTCTTACGGAGCCGCAAGCCGGTAGTGATGCCGGCGCGACGCAGACGACATGCCTTGATCAGGGTGATCACTACCTTCTTAACGGCACAAAAGTGTATTGCACGAATGGATCTTATTCAAAGACGTATGTGGTAAGTGCCGTCACCGAAAAAGGCAAAGGTACTCGTGGGATTTCCTGCTTCATCGTCGAACGCGACTGGGACGGATTTGCCGTTGGCAAGAAGGAGCGAAAACTAGGGGTCCGCGGTTCCGACACTGTTGTGCTCCACTTCAACGATGTAAGAGTTCCTAAAGACAATTTATTAGGACGACCCGGCGAGGGCTTTAAGCAGATGCTTATGACGCTCGATGGAGGTCGAATCTCCATTGGCGCGATGGCGCTGGGCTTGGCGGAAGGCGCATATCTCGAAACGCTAAAATACGTTACCGGGAGAAAGGCCTTTGACCAGAGAGTCGCGGATTTTCAAGCTACACAATTCAAGTTGGCCGACATGTACGTGAATATCGAAGCTGCACGTCATATGATTTTTGATGCCGCTAGGAAGAAAGATCAGGGCGAAGACTTCTCTCAGGAAGCTGCGATGGCAAAGCTTTTTGCCAGCGAAGTCGGAGCCAAAGTGACATCTCAAGCTATCCAACTTCACGGCGGATATGGTTACATTCGCGAATACCCCGTGGAACGAATGTTTCGCGACAACAAATTGACTGAAATTGGTGAAGGAACATCAGAGATTCAACGATTAGTCATTGCGCGAGCGATTCTCAAAGAATGGGACGCTGCAAACGGTTGA
- a CDS encoding biotin/lipoyl-binding protein, protein MKRCFQIGDATVCASFQRRSPTEVEIAIGDDATTFRVAQSGQRVSLRTSERNYTAVSAREKDKAYVWLDGYVYELTELEESTEGHTVHGDADVIRAPMPGIVIKIDTRPGEFVAKDQIVAVLEAMKMEHNLRAPRAGTIEAVHVSNGQTVSADTPLVQLKKP, encoded by the coding sequence GTGAAAAGGTGTTTTCAAATCGGGGATGCGACAGTTTGTGCGTCATTTCAACGGCGGTCACCGACAGAAGTCGAAATAGCCATTGGTGATGACGCTACTACGTTTCGGGTCGCACAAAGTGGTCAACGGGTCAGTCTTCGGACCTCAGAACGGAACTACACGGCAGTCAGCGCCAGAGAGAAGGACAAAGCATATGTCTGGCTTGACGGGTATGTGTATGAGTTGACCGAGCTTGAAGAATCGACTGAAGGACACACGGTGCATGGAGACGCTGATGTCATTCGCGCACCGATGCCTGGCATTGTGATAAAGATTGATACGAGACCCGGTGAATTTGTGGCCAAAGATCAAATTGTTGCTGTACTTGAAGCAATGAAGATGGAGCATAATCTGCGGGCGCCGAGGGCGGGCACGATTGAAGCTGTTCATGTATCCAACGGACAAACTGTGTCTGCAGATACACCGCTTGTCCAGCTAAAGAAGCCATGA